The Octadecabacter arcticus 238 genome contains a region encoding:
- a CDS encoding AAA family ATPase, with protein MRFTGTDSYVATDDLTVAVNAAVTLERPLLVKGEPGTGKTELARQVSNALRLPMIEWHIKSTTKAQQGLYEYDAVSRLRDSQLGDAKVNDVANYIKRGKLWQAFEADGRVVLLIDEIDKADIEFPNDLLQELDRMEFHVYETGETVRAKHRPIMIITSNNEKELPDAFLRRCFFHYIRFPDIDTMRKIVEVHHPGIKDALLTTALTQFYEIRDQQGLKKKPSTSEVLDWLKLLLAEDLTSEDLKRDGASALPKMHGALLKNEQDVHLFERLAFMARSQR; from the coding sequence CTTATGTTGCAACGGATGACCTTACCGTTGCGGTGAATGCGGCCGTGACGCTGGAACGTCCGTTGTTGGTCAAGGGCGAACCGGGAACGGGCAAGACCGAACTCGCGCGGCAGGTGAGCAACGCACTGAGACTGCCAATGATCGAATGGCACATCAAATCGACCACCAAGGCGCAGCAAGGTCTGTATGAATACGATGCCGTCAGCCGATTGCGCGACAGTCAGCTGGGCGATGCAAAGGTCAACGACGTCGCCAACTACATCAAACGCGGCAAACTGTGGCAGGCGTTTGAAGCGGACGGGCGCGTGGTTCTTCTGATCGATGAAATTGACAAGGCCGACATCGAATTTCCCAACGATCTTCTGCAAGAACTCGATCGGATGGAATTCCACGTTTACGAAACCGGTGAGACGGTCAGGGCCAAACACCGCCCCATTATGATCATCACGTCCAATAATGAAAAAGAACTGCCCGACGCGTTTTTGCGCCGCTGCTTTTTCCACTACATCCGGTTCCCTGACATCGACACAATGCGTAAGATTGTCGAGGTGCATCACCCTGGGATCAAAGACGCGCTGCTGACCACCGCGCTGACGCAATTCTATGAAATCCGCGACCAACAGGGCCTGAAGAAAAAGCCCAGCACGTCCGAAGTGCTCGATTGGCTAAAACTGCTGCTGGCTGAGGATTTGACGTCTGAGGACCTGAAACGCGACGGGGCCTCTGCCCTGCCAAAAATGCACGGAGCCTTGCTGAAGAACGAACAGGACGTGCATTTATTTGAACGTCTGGCTTTCATGGCCCGCAGTCAGCGTTAG
- a CDS encoding putative quinol monooxygenase, which produces MTLTIVAHITAVAGKADFLRSQLEALIAPTRAEAGCLQYDLHVDTTDPHVFLFFENWETRDLWQDHMNANHIKQFSAATQGAIAAVVLNEMTQVG; this is translated from the coding sequence ATGACCTTAACCATCGTTGCCCATATCACCGCCGTTGCTGGTAAGGCAGATTTTCTGCGCTCTCAGCTTGAAGCGCTGATCGCCCCCACCCGCGCAGAAGCCGGATGCCTGCAATATGATCTGCACGTCGACACCACAGACCCGCATGTTTTCCTTTTCTTTGAAAATTGGGAAACCCGCGATCTATGGCAGGACCACATGAACGCCAATCACATCAAACAGTTTTCAGCAGCGACACAGGGTGCGATTGCAGCTGTTGTACTGAATGAGATGACCCAAGTCGGCTGA